The Flaviramulus sp. BrNp1-15 genome includes the window AACCAATATTATGGAGTTGGATCTAATGTATTAGGTATGTTGCCATTTAGCAGAAGTCATGAAACAGAAGCTGATAAAATTGGATTATACTTAATGGCGATTGCAGGATATAACCCAGCTGAAGCTGCTGAGTTATGGAAACGTATGAAAGCTAATAGTGGCGGACAAGCACCACCAGAAATTTTAAGCACGCATCCATCAAACGATTCTCGTATTGCGAACCTTACAGCTTTAGCGCCTAGAGCAAAAGAAGAAGCGAAGAAATTTGGAGTAACAACATTTAGATAATACTTTGTTATCGTTCAAATAAAAATATTTGATTACTTTAGAAGCTGCCAATAAAAGGCAGCTTTTTTTATGGTAAAACTTGAAAAAGGAAGTAAAAAACTTCTTAATGCATGGGCATTCTACGATTGGGCTAACTCAGTTTATACGCTTACCATAGCATCCTCTATATTTCCAATATTTTATTCAGCTTTATTTATTTCACAGGCCACAGAAGTTAAAACGGTTTGGGCTTTTGGTTTTGAATTTAAAAGTACTGCCTTAATAACACTTGTTACAGCATTTACCTTTTTGGTAGTTGCTTTTACTTCTCCAATTCTTTCTGGTATAGCAGATTATGTTGGAAACAAGAAAAACTTTATGAAGTTTTTCTGTTATGTTGGAAGCTTAGGTTGCATTGGTTTGTATTGGTTTGATATTACTCCAGATAAAATTCACCTAAGTTTATTATTTTACTTTATGGGTTTAATAGGCTATTGGGGGAGCTTGGTATTCTATAACTCATATTTGCCAGATATTGCTTTTCCAGAACAGCAAGATAATGTAAGTGCAAAAGGTTTTTCATTAGGTTATGTTGGTAGTGTTCTTTTGTTAATCATTAATCTTGTAATGGTCATGTATCCCCAATTATTTGGATTTGACATAGGGACAACAGAAGCCGAAAAAGATGCTGCTTCATTTGAAGCTATGAAAATTTCATTTATTACTGTTGGAATCTGGTGGGCATTGTTTAGTCAATATTCATTTTACTATTTACCAAAAGGCACTTCATCTGGTCATAAAGTTACAAGAGCTGTTGTTTTTAACGGCTTAAAAGAATTACAACAGGTTTGGAAACAGTTAAAACAAAACTTAAGATTAAAACGTTATTTGTATGCGTTTTTTGTATTTAGTATGGCGGTACAAACCATTATGCTAGTTGCAGTCTATTTTGGTGAAGAAGAAATTGCTTGGGGTAGTGCCAATGAAAAAACTATGGGTTTAATTATAAGTATTCTGGTTATTCAATTGGTTGCAATTGTTGGAGCTATTTTAACGTCCAGAGCCTCCGCTAAATTTGGAAATATAAAAACCTTAATAGTTGTAAATGCTATATGGATGAGTTTGTGTTTCTACGCCTATTTTATGGAAACACCACTTCAATTTTATATTGCTGCAGGATTTGTTGGTCTAGTAATGGGTGGTGTACAATCACTAGCAAGATCTACATATTCAAAGTTTTTACCAGAGACCGATGATACTACATCTTATTTTAGTTTTTATGATGTAGCCGAAAAAATAGGTATTGTTATAGGAATGGTAATTTTTGCCACTATTGACCAAATAACAGGAACTATGCGTAATGCTATTCTGTTTTTATTTATTTTCTTTTTGTTTGGTATAATTTTATTATTCAGAGTTCCAAAAGAAGTATCAAAAACCAAGACCAATTAATGTTTTTCAAAATAACTAATCAACACACAATGAATTTATCCAAATTTTTTTTACCAGCCACCATTTTACTATTAACTTGTTTTATTACATCGTGTAATATTGAACCTTTTGAAGATATAGATGCTGAAAATGTCTCTGAAGAAACAGAAGAACCTGAAACAAATGTTGAACCAGGTGCATTTAAAGTAGATTTTGATGATAACACATTTAATGCTGATGTTGTTTCTGCAACTCTATTAGACAATGTTATAAATATTAGTGGTATTAAAACTTCAAATCAGGAGTTTTTTGCTTTAACACTTTTTGCTAATACAACAGGAACATATCAATTAGGTGTTACAGAAAACGACGTAGAGACCAATAGTGTAGCTTACAATAATCCATTAGCTGGTGAAGTTTGGGTTTCTGTAATAGATTTTGTAACTCCTCAAGGGGAAGTAACCATAACAGAAATTGACGAAGTTAACAAAACAATTTCTGGGACTTTTTCTTTTACAGGATATAACACGTCTCAAGTATCTAAAGCATTTACAAATGGGGTTTTTAGTAAAATATCGTATTCAACTGATGTACCATCTAGTGGTAATGATAATTCTTTTTTCGCAAAGGTAGATGGAGAAGAGTTTGTTGAAGATGGAATAGAAGGTGCTTTATTAAGTATCCCAGGAACACCTTCTATCATTACTATTAGTGCGACTAAAAATAGTTTAGAAACTATAAGTATATCTGTTAATTCTGATATTACGGATGGAACCTATGATTTTTCAACGTTTGATCCACCTATGGGACAATACAATTTATCGCTGACTGAAAGCGCTGTATCAGACAATGGAACTTTAACAATTACGTCTCATGATGTAACTAATAAAAGAATTATTGGGACTTTTAATTTTAATGCAAGTTCGCTTCTTGGTGGAGGTGGTAGTTATGAAATTACCGAAGGAAGTTTTGATGTCACATATAATTAAATTAAAAAGCCACTCATTTGAGTGGCTTTTTTTATGTAATATGTTTTACACTAATTGGAAATGCTACCAGAACCTGCAACCTTAGTGTCTTCTTTTTCAGGGTTTCCTCTGTAAACAATATCGCCTGAGCCAGCTACTCTTGCTTTTAAAGTTTCTTTGCTTACAACTCTTGCATCACCAGAGCCAGCTACAGCAACATCGGTGTTGTTTGATTGTAAATCAAAGCCATGAAAATCTCCAGAACCTGCAACACGCGCTTCTAAGTTTGTAGTGTTTCCTTTTAATTTTAAATCACCAGACCCAGAAATTGAGGCTTTAATAGAAGTTGTATTTACCTCTAAAGTAATATCTCCAGAGCCAGATAAAGAAACATCAAAATTTGATGTGTTTATTGAGTCTTCATTCCATAAATCACCAGAGCCAGAAAGAGAAGCACTACTAATTTCTTTAAAAGGAATAGTGATTTTAATCCCTTTATTAAAGCTGGTTTTTAGGTTAGTACCATTTTTAACTTTCACTATTAAGTTGTTATTTTTAACTTCTGTAATAATATATTCCAGTAGATTTTCTTCTCCTTCAATTTTAATGTTTCCTTCAGTTCCTTTTACCAGAACGTAATCAAAAGATCCTGCACATTTAATACCATCATAATCAGATGTTGTTCTTGTAATAGTGGTCATGTTGCCATTACCTTTTACTTTTCTCCATTGGGCATGAGTTGTTATTGCAAAAAGTAAAGTGGCAATTAATAAAACTGTTTGTTTTTTGATTGATGTTTTCATTTTTTATTGGTTTAAATTAGATGAATTAATTTTTGAAAAGGGTTAAGCTTCCATAATCTGATGTTACGCTAATTGTATTTCCTGATGACTTACTGCCTCTGTATCCTGCGTAGTATTTATCGGATGATTCTATAATTTTTTTAGTGAATTCTAAATCGTTATCATCATTTAATGATGCGTATTCTAGGTCAATTTCAAAATCAAAATTATAACCTGGAGCATATCCTATTTTAATGCCTACATAGTCTGATTTTATGGTAACATTTCCTGCATTGTCTGCCATCCTATTAATTTTAATAGACCCATAATCTGCTCTAATAGATATATTTTTGTAAACATCTCCAATAACAGTAGTTAAATAGTCTCCGTTACCAGAAATATTATTTGCTTTGTTAATTTTTAAGCTACCATAATCGCAATTGTAGTTAATATCTTCAGCTATTTCAATTTCAGAGTTTGTATAATCTGCATTAATGTTAAGTGTTTTAGTTTTAGAGACTGTAAAATCGCTATAGTCTGCATTTATTTTTCCACTTTTAATGTATTCAAAATAGCAACCTTTTGTATAGTCAAAATTTAAATCATTGTTATCTGCCATTAATTCTTTGGTAGTAATTTTGCCATAATCACAGTTTATTTTTGCTCTTCCTTCTAGCTTGTCTAAATTAATATTACCGTAATCATTATTTAAATCTACATGATTAGTTATTGGCATTTTAATAACGTAGTTTACTTTCATATTTACATTATTTCTACTATTCCAATTCCACCAAGATTTAGAACTGTTTTTGTTAAACTGAGTTTCAGCAGAAACGAAATCAGATGATGATGAAAATTTTACATCAATTTCATTTAATTTTTTCTCTACTTTTTCTTCATTATTGCCAGAAGTTGTAATAGTGATTTCGAAAACTATTCGGTTGTCGTTCCAGGTTACAACATCAATATTACCGTAGCTGTTATCTACTTTTAATGTTGCATTGGAGTTTACTGAAAATGTTTTGCTAATCGTTTTTGTTTTCTTGTGTTTGTCGTCTATTTTATTTGAAGCCGATATAAAAAGGGGCAACATTAAAAAAGCTATAAATGTTTTAAATTGTAGTGCTCGTTTCATGATTTGATGAATTTTTTAATTGTTTTACGTTATTTATTTGCTCTAGAGTGTTTTGTAATATGTTTATTCTATTTTGAAAATTTGAAATCATAGCGTAGATCACACGATTATCGTCGCCACTTTCAATTAAATCGGTTTTTAAAACCTTGTAATTTTCTTCTAATTTTTTTATTTGTGCTAATGCATCATTTATTAAGCCTTGAACTTCTGGTGATTTTTCTTCGTTAAGCTTAATTAATTCTTCATTTATAGTAAGTGTAAAAAAATCTTGAGTTTCTGCCATTTTTGGAGAAATGCTTGCCAGATCTCCTGAATTATCCTGTAGTTGCGAGCTTATTACTATTGTAACTAACAATAATATAGAGGCGGCTACACTAATTAAAGGTTTCCATAAACGACGCCATTGTTTAGGAGCTCCAACTAGTTGTAGCTCGCCATTATTGTTAAGTTTACTTAAAAAGCGCTGTTTATGATTTTCTTTAGGCTCTTCTAAATCAAAATCGTTTTCTAAATTTTTGAATAAATCTTCTAAAGTATTTTTGTTCATAATTTATTATTATGCGGTAGCGGTTTGTAATTTTTGTCTTAAACTTTCTTTTGCTCTAGATATTAATGTTCTGCAATTAGCGTTAGATACATTCATTATTTCACAAATTTCTTCATAATCATATCCTTCAATTAAATTTAAGGTTAAAGCAATTCTATAGTTATCTTTTAGAGTTTTCATGGTGTTTAAAACTTGTTGAGCTTTTAAATTTGTAAACTCATAATCACTCTCAATTCCATTTGAATTATCTTCAATTTTATAAAGCAAATCATCTAAAGGAACTTCTCTGTTTTTGTTATTCTTTTTATAATGATATATGCTGTTATTAATAACAATTCGTTTTAGCCACGCTCCAAATATTTTAACATCTTTTAAACTCTCTAGCTTTGTAAAGGCTGTTAAAAAAGAGTCTTGCATAATATCTTCCGCTTCAAAACTGTTTTTCACAATTCTATAAGACGTGTTATACATGGCTTTGTAATATCTGTTATAAATCTCCAATTGTGCAGATTGGTTTCCAGTTTTACAAAGCTCTATGAGCTGTTCAGTATTTAATTGGGTTGGCGTCAAAAAAACAAATTGTTATAATATAGATTAGTGTATTTTTTATTTGTTACAGTTTTTCAAAAAAAAAATCCTACACTCTGTTAGATTGTAGGATTTTTGAAATTATTAAAGAGTATTTTATTAAGACTCAGCGGGCTTTTCAGCTTTTTCAATTGATATACTTAATTCATCACTTTTCTTATCTAAGTCTATTTTTATACTATCTCCTTCTTGTAAATGTGAAGCAACAATTTCTTCAGCTAAAGCATCTTCAACGTATTTTTGAATAGCTCTTTTTAAAGGTCTTGCTCCATACTGTTTATCGAAACCTTTTTCAGCAATATAATCTTTCGCGCTATTTGTTAACGTTAAGTTGTAACCTAACCCTTTTATTCTAGCTAAAAGTTTTTCTAATTCAATATCGATAATCTTGTTGATGTCTTCTTTTTCTAAAGCATTGAAAACAACTACATCGTCGATTCTATTTAAAAACTCTGGAGCAAATGATTTTTTAAGTGCATTTTCAATAACACTTCTTGCATTGGCATCTTCTTGAGCTTTTTGTGAGGCTGTACCAAAACCAATTCCGGTACCAAAATCTTTTAATTTACGAGCACCAATATTGGATGTCATAATAATAATGGTATTTCTAAAATCGATTTTTCTACCTAAACTATCAGTTAAATAACCATCGTCAAGTACTTGCAATAACATATTAAATACGTCTGGATGCGCTTTTTCAATTTCATCTAAAAGAATAACTGCATAAGGTTTGCGTCTAACTTTTTCAGTTAATTGTCCACCTTCTTCGTATCCAACGTATCCTGGAGGTGCGCCAATTAATCTTGAAATTGCAAATTTTTCCATGTATTCACTCATGTCTATTCTAACAAGAGAATCTTCGCTGTCAAACAACTCGCGAGATAATACTTTGGCTAACTGTGTTTTACCAACTCCAGTTTGACCTAAAAATATAAATGACCCAATTGGCTTATTAGGATCTTTAAGTCCCGCACGATTACGCTGAATAGCCTTAACAACTTTTGCAACCGCTTCGTCTTGACCAATAACTTTGCCTTTTATAAGGTTTGGTAATTCGGCCAATTTATTAATCTCGGTTTGTGCAATACGGTTTACAGGAACGCCAGTCATCATAGAAACTACATCGGCAACATTATCTTCTGTTACTGTTTCACGATGTTGTTTAGTGTCTTCTTCCCATTTTTCTTGTGCTATACTTAGTTCTTTTTCAATGCGTTTTTCATCGTCTCTAAGTTTAGCAGCTTCTTCATATTTTTGCTTTCTAACAACGGCATTTTTAGTTTCCTTAATGGCTTCCAATTGTTTTTCAAGTTCTATAATTTGTTTAGGAACATCAATATTTGTGATATGAACACGAGAACCAGCTTCATCTAAAGCATCAATAGCTTTGTCTGGTAAAAAGCGTTCAGTCATATATCTGTTGGTTAATTTTACACAAGCTTCAATAGCTTCAGGTGTATAATCAACATTGTGATGTTCTTCGTATTTACCTTTAATGTTATTAAGAATTTCAATAGTTTCTTCAACTGTAGTTGGCTCAACAATTACTTTCTGGAAACGACGCTCTAAAGCACCATCTTTTTCGATATATTGTCTGTACTCATCTAAAGTTGTGGCACCAATACATTGAATTTCGCCACGTGCTAAAGCTGGTTTAAACATATTTGAAGCATCTAAACTTCCGGTAGCGCCACCAGCACCAACAATGGTATGAATTTCATCAATAAAAAGAATAACATCATCATTCTTTTCAAGTTCATTCATAACGGCTTTCATACGTTCTTCAAACTGACCACGGTATTTTGTTCCAGCCACTAAACTTGCAAGATCTAGAGTTACAACACGCTTGTTGAATAGAATTCTAGAAACTTTTCTTTTTATAATTCTAAGCGCTAAACCTTCTGCAATAGCAGATTTACCTACACCAGGTTCACCAATTAAAAGCGGATTGTTTTTCTTTCTTCTACTTAAAACCTGTGAAACACGTTGTATTTCTTTTTCACGTCCAACAACAGGATCAAGTTTACCTTCTTCAGCTAAAGCTGTTAAATCGCGTCCAAAATTATCTAGAACAGGTGTTTTAGATTTCTTGTTTGATTTTCCAGATGGTGTGTTAAAAACATCTTTAGTACCTTCATCTTCAGGACTTACATCATCATCTTGAAATTCGGCTTTGGGCTCTATATAATTATTGTCGTTTGTAATCATAAATTTAAATTGTTCTTTAACATTGTCGTAGTCAACTTTTAATTTATTTAAAAGTTTAGTAGTTGGGTCGTTTTCATTTCTTAAAATACAAAGCAACAAATGCGCTGTATTTATAGAGGTACTTTGAAATAATTTGGCTTCTAAAAATGTAGTTTTTAAAGCGCGTTCTGCTTGTCTGGTAAGGTGTAAGTTCTTTTTTTGGTTTGAAGCTACAGCAATATTTGGGTTTGCAGGACTCAATATTTCTACTTTACGCCTTAAATGATTTAAATCAATATCTAAGGCATTTAATATGTTTATTGCCTTACCGCTACCATCACGCAATAGACCAAGCATTAAGTGCTCGGTACCAATAAAATCATGGCCTAAGCGCAATGCTTCTTCTTTGCTAAAAGCAATAACATCTTTTACTCTTGGGGAAAAATTATCATCCATAAATCGTGTCCTTTCTGCATTAAAAATAGTAAAACATTTAACTAAAGGCAAAAACTATACCTAAAAATGTATGTATGTTGCTAATTGACGAAAAAATCTTTAAAAAATCAAAACTTTTTTGTTGATACTTATTAACTAAAAAAGTATGTTAAATTGTTAATAAAAAACACGAAAAATACGATTAAAAGACCTGCCAATACTATTGAAATAGTTATATTAGCATGTTTTGAAATATACATAAAACTAAATTAAATTATATATGGCAGAAGGAGAAAAATTGATCCCTATTAATATTGAGGATGAGATGAAATCGGCTTACATTGATTATTCAATGTCGGTCATTGTGTCACGTGCTTTACCAGATGTAAGAGATGGTTTAAAACCGGTTCACAGACGTGTACTTTATGGTATGCACGAATTGGGTGTTAGAGCAAATTCAGCACATAAAAAATCCGCAAGAATAGTTGGAGAAGTTTTAGGTAAGTATCACCCACATGGTGATACCTCAGTTTACGATGCTATGGTACGTATGGCTCAAGAATGGAGTTTGCGTTATATGCTAGTAGACGGACAAGGAAACTTTGGTTCTATAGATGGTGATAGTCCTGCAGCAATGCGTTATACAGAAGCGCGTATGCGAAAAATATCTGAAGACATGTTGGCAGATATTGAAAAAGAAACTGTAGACCATAAATTAAATTTTGATGACACATTACAAGAACCCACAGTTTTACCAACACGAATACCAGGTCTTTTAGTTAATGGTGCTTCGGGTATTGCAGTAGGTATGGCTACAAATATGCCTCCTCACAATTTAACCGAGGTGGTTAATGGTACCATTGCTTATATTGAAAATAATGACATTGAAATAGATGAGCTTATACAGCACGTAAAAGCCCCAGATTTTCCAACAGGAGGAACTATTTACGGTTACGACGGTGTTAAAGAAGCATTTCATACAGGTCGAGGTCGAATTGTTATGCGTGGGAAAGCAAATATTGAAGAAGTAAATGGGCGTGAGTGCATTATAGTTGATGAAATTCCTTACCAAGTTAACAAAGCAGATATGATTAAAAAGACTGCTGACTTGGTAAACGATAAAAAATTGGACGGAATTTCTACTATCCGTGATGAATCCGATAGAAATGGAATGCGTATCGTTTATGTTTTAAAGCGTGATGCTATTCCTAATATTGTATTAAATAAATTATATAAATATACAGCGCTTCAGTCTTCATTTAGTGTAAATAATATAGCGCTTGTAAACGGTCGTCCGCAGTTATTAAACTTAAAAGACTTAATCCACTATTTTGTTGAGCATAGACATGAAGTAGTTGTAAGACGTACAAAATACGAATTACGTAAAGCGGAAGAACGCGCACACATTTTAGAAGGTTTAATTATTGCATCTGATAATATTGATGAAGTAATTGCTTTAATTAGAGCGTCTGCCAATGCAGATGAGGCGAGAGAAAAGTTAATTGAGCGTTTTAAACTTACTGAGATTCAAGCTAAGGCTATTGTTGAAATGCGTTTACGTCAATTAACAGGCTTAGAACAAGATAAACTTCGTGCTGAGTATGAAGAATTAATGAAAACTATTGAAGACTTAAAAGATATTCTAGACAAGAAGGACCGTCGTATGGATATTATAAAAGAAGAGTTGGAAGTAGTAAGAGACAAGTATGGAGATGAGCGTCGTTCAACCATAGAATATGCTGGAGGTGATTTAAGTATTGAAGACATGATTCCTGATGAAAAAGTTGTGATTACAATTTCGCATGCAGGTTATATTAAGCGTACTTCTTTAACAGAGTACAAAACCCAAAATAGAGGAGGAGTTGGCCAAAAAGCATCAACTACCAGAAATGAAGATTTCTTAGAACACTTATTTGTTGGTACAAACCACCAATATATGTTGTTCTTCACTCAAAAAGGGAAATGTTTCTGGATGCGTGTTTACGAAATTCCAGAAGGAAGTAAAACATCTAAAGGAAGAGCTATTCAAAACCTTATAAATATTGAACAAGATGATAAGGTTATGGCCTTTATATGTACTCAAGATTTAAAAGATGAAGAATACATAAATAGTCATTATGTAATTATGGCCACTAAAAATGGTCAAGTTAAAAAGACCTCTTTAGAGCAATATTCACGTCCAAGAACAAATGGAATTAACGCTATCACTATAAAAGATAATGATGAGTTACTGGAAGCTAAATTAACAACTGGTAATAGTCAAGTTATGCTAGCTTTAAAATCTGGTAAG containing:
- a CDS encoding head GIN domain-containing protein, coding for MKTSIKKQTVLLIATLLFAITTHAQWRKVKGNGNMTTITRTTSDYDGIKCAGSFDYVLVKGTEGNIKIEGEENLLEYIITEVKNNNLIVKVKNGTNLKTSFNKGIKITIPFKEISSASLSGSGDLWNEDSINTSNFDVSLSGSGDITLEVNTTSIKASISGSGDLKLKGNTTNLEARVAGSGDFHGFDLQSNNTDVAVAGSGDARVVSKETLKARVAGSGDIVYRGNPEKEDTKVAGSGSISN
- a CDS encoding DUF6252 family protein; protein product: MNLSKFFLPATILLLTCFITSCNIEPFEDIDAENVSEETEEPETNVEPGAFKVDFDDNTFNADVVSATLLDNVINISGIKTSNQEFFALTLFANTTGTYQLGVTENDVETNSVAYNNPLAGEVWVSVIDFVTPQGEVTITEIDEVNKTISGTFSFTGYNTSQVSKAFTNGVFSKISYSTDVPSSGNDNSFFAKVDGEEFVEDGIEGALLSIPGTPSIITISATKNSLETISISVNSDITDGTYDFSTFDPPMGQYNLSLTESAVSDNGTLTITSHDVTNKRIIGTFNFNASSLLGGGGSYEITEGSFDVTYN
- a CDS encoding MFS transporter, producing the protein MVKLEKGSKKLLNAWAFYDWANSVYTLTIASSIFPIFYSALFISQATEVKTVWAFGFEFKSTALITLVTAFTFLVVAFTSPILSGIADYVGNKKNFMKFFCYVGSLGCIGLYWFDITPDKIHLSLLFYFMGLIGYWGSLVFYNSYLPDIAFPEQQDNVSAKGFSLGYVGSVLLLIINLVMVMYPQLFGFDIGTTEAEKDAASFEAMKISFITVGIWWALFSQYSFYYLPKGTSSGHKVTRAVVFNGLKELQQVWKQLKQNLRLKRYLYAFFVFSMAVQTIMLVAVYFGEEEIAWGSANEKTMGLIISILVIQLVAIVGAILTSRASAKFGNIKTLIVVNAIWMSLCFYAYFMETPLQFYIAAGFVGLVMGGVQSLARSTYSKFLPETDDTTSYFSFYDVAEKIGIVIGMVIFATIDQITGTMRNAILFLFIFFLFGIILLFRVPKEVSKTKTN
- a CDS encoding RNA polymerase sigma factor; translated protein: MTPTQLNTEQLIELCKTGNQSAQLEIYNRYYKAMYNTSYRIVKNSFEAEDIMQDSFLTAFTKLESLKDVKIFGAWLKRIVINNSIYHYKKNNKNREVPLDDLLYKIEDNSNGIESDYEFTNLKAQQVLNTMKTLKDNYRIALTLNLIEGYDYEEICEIMNVSNANCRTLISRAKESLRQKLQTATA
- the gyrA gene encoding DNA gyrase subunit A; this translates as MAEGEKLIPINIEDEMKSAYIDYSMSVIVSRALPDVRDGLKPVHRRVLYGMHELGVRANSAHKKSARIVGEVLGKYHPHGDTSVYDAMVRMAQEWSLRYMLVDGQGNFGSIDGDSPAAMRYTEARMRKISEDMLADIEKETVDHKLNFDDTLQEPTVLPTRIPGLLVNGASGIAVGMATNMPPHNLTEVVNGTIAYIENNDIEIDELIQHVKAPDFPTGGTIYGYDGVKEAFHTGRGRIVMRGKANIEEVNGRECIIVDEIPYQVNKADMIKKTADLVNDKKLDGISTIRDESDRNGMRIVYVLKRDAIPNIVLNKLYKYTALQSSFSVNNIALVNGRPQLLNLKDLIHYFVEHRHEVVVRRTKYELRKAEERAHILEGLIIASDNIDEVIALIRASANADEAREKLIERFKLTEIQAKAIVEMRLRQLTGLEQDKLRAEYEELMKTIEDLKDILDKKDRRMDIIKEELEVVRDKYGDERRSTIEYAGGDLSIEDMIPDEKVVITISHAGYIKRTSLTEYKTQNRGGVGQKASTTRNEDFLEHLFVGTNHQYMLFFTQKGKCFWMRVYEIPEGSKTSKGRAIQNLINIEQDDKVMAFICTQDLKDEEYINSHYVIMATKNGQVKKTSLEQYSRPRTNGINAITIKDNDELLEAKLTTGNSQVMLALKSGKAIRFEEAKTRPMGRGASGVRGITLANAKDEVIGMVTVENPMEQTVLVVSENGYGKRTYIDDPEDGEAVYRITNRGGKGVKTISITEKTGNLVAIKTVTDNDDLMIINKSGIAIRLAVQNLRTMGRATQGVKLINLKGNDSIAAVAKVMHDDEDVETIENTDDLKDGTTLDNSNNENNTEN
- a CDS encoding ATP-dependent Clp protease ATP-binding subunit; translated protein: MDDNFSPRVKDVIAFSKEEALRLGHDFIGTEHLMLGLLRDGSGKAINILNALDIDLNHLRRKVEILSPANPNIAVASNQKKNLHLTRQAERALKTTFLEAKLFQSTSINTAHLLLCILRNENDPTTKLLNKLKVDYDNVKEQFKFMITNDNNYIEPKAEFQDDDVSPEDEGTKDVFNTPSGKSNKKSKTPVLDNFGRDLTALAEEGKLDPVVGREKEIQRVSQVLSRRKKNNPLLIGEPGVGKSAIAEGLALRIIKRKVSRILFNKRVVTLDLASLVAGTKYRGQFEERMKAVMNELEKNDDVILFIDEIHTIVGAGGATGSLDASNMFKPALARGEIQCIGATTLDEYRQYIEKDGALERRFQKVIVEPTTVEETIEILNNIKGKYEEHHNVDYTPEAIEACVKLTNRYMTERFLPDKAIDALDEAGSRVHITNIDVPKQIIELEKQLEAIKETKNAVVRKQKYEEAAKLRDDEKRIEKELSIAQEKWEEDTKQHRETVTEDNVADVVSMMTGVPVNRIAQTEINKLAELPNLIKGKVIGQDEAVAKVVKAIQRNRAGLKDPNKPIGSFIFLGQTGVGKTQLAKVLSRELFDSEDSLVRIDMSEYMEKFAISRLIGAPPGYVGYEEGGQLTEKVRRKPYAVILLDEIEKAHPDVFNMLLQVLDDGYLTDSLGRKIDFRNTIIIMTSNIGARKLKDFGTGIGFGTASQKAQEDANARSVIENALKKSFAPEFLNRIDDVVVFNALEKEDINKIIDIELEKLLARIKGLGYNLTLTNSAKDYIAEKGFDKQYGARPLKRAIQKYVEDALAEEIVASHLQEGDSIKIDLDKKSDELSISIEKAEKPAES